The Acidianus manzaensis genome has a window encoding:
- a CDS encoding DsrE family protein, producing the protein MNDKVLFVFMTGRENMAKLLANIGMAGKIKSADPNITVEMIFLTPAVEALNKKQVIFRPIIDTINDAKKVGVKVVACEVAMKNVGLDKEDIEDGLVDEYAPIGGIYVLNKIKEGYEVLTI; encoded by the coding sequence ATGAATGATAAGGTATTGTTTGTTTTCATGACTGGAAGGGAAAATATGGCAAAACTATTAGCTAATATTGGAATGGCTGGTAAAATTAAATCTGCTGATCCTAATATAACAGTAGAGATGATTTTCTTAACTCCTGCAGTAGAGGCCTTAAATAAAAAACAAGTTATTTTTAGGCCTATAATAGATACTATAAATGATGCTAAGAAGGTAGGTGTAAAAGTAGTAGCTTGTGAAGTTGCAATGAAAAATGTGGGACTTGATAAGGAGGATATAGAAGATGGATTAGTTGATGAATATGCACCAATAGGAGGAATTTATGTTTTGAATAAGATAAAAGAGGGATATGAAGTATTAACAATCTAG
- a CDS encoding CBS domain-containing protein: MTIKDLITKEPITISSSSSIKSAAKMMREYNVGSLLVTSNGNAVGIVTERDIIQAISDDISLDDKVSKIMTTNLVMAESNMDEGDAALLMANKKIRHLVVTENGKIIGVISLRDVAKALGLETTDATIW; the protein is encoded by the coding sequence ATGACTATAAAAGATCTTATAACGAAAGAGCCTATAACTATTTCATCTTCTTCTTCAATTAAAAGTGCAGCTAAAATGATGAGGGAGTATAATGTTGGTTCGTTACTTGTGACTAGTAATGGGAATGCTGTAGGAATAGTAACTGAGAGAGATATAATTCAAGCTATTTCTGATGATATTTCGTTGGATGATAAAGTTAGTAAGATAATGACAACTAACCTAGTTATGGCTGAAAGTAATATGGATGAAGGAGATGCTGCATTATTAATGGCTAACAAGAAAATAAGGCATTTAGTAGTTACTGAAAATGGAAAAATCATAGGTGTAATTTCTTTAAGGGATGTAGCCAAGGCTTTGGGGTTAGAAACTACAGACGCTACCATATGGTGA
- a CDS encoding zinc-binding dehydrogenase, whose protein sequence is MKAAVLYKYNEPLKIEDNVKIAQPKEGEVKIKIAVTGMCHSDVNVFEGKTPVPPPVVAGHEIAGIVEEVGPGVTRVKPGDKVVSAFIHPCGKCRMCVSGHENLCETFSQVRLKGVMMDGTTRLSLDGQQVRTFLGGGFAEYSIVGENALTIVPQDLSLDKVAVLGCAGLTGYGAVNLAKIEPGETVAVIGVGGVGLSVMQLLKASGAGRIIAVGTKKWKLDRAMELGATDVINSKEVDPANTIKTITNGGADVVIEAGGNEQTINIAMNSVRLGGRVILVGLPPVSAEIPFKVANIVRNGITIIGNYGGRPRVDMPRLLDLVKLGKYDPTKLVTGKFKLEEINEAVKLLNQGEAIRSLIIPD, encoded by the coding sequence ATGAAAGCAGCTGTATTATATAAATATAATGAACCTTTAAAAATTGAAGATAATGTAAAAATTGCTCAACCAAAAGAAGGAGAAGTAAAAATAAAAATTGCCGTAACCGGTATGTGCCATTCAGACGTTAACGTATTTGAAGGAAAAACTCCAGTACCCCCACCAGTAGTTGCAGGACATGAAATAGCTGGAATAGTAGAAGAAGTAGGACCAGGAGTAACGAGAGTAAAACCTGGTGATAAAGTAGTCTCAGCATTTATTCACCCATGCGGAAAATGTAGAATGTGTGTATCAGGACATGAAAATTTATGTGAAACATTCTCACAAGTAAGATTAAAAGGAGTAATGATGGATGGAACTACAAGACTTTCATTAGACGGTCAACAAGTAAGAACTTTTTTAGGCGGAGGTTTTGCTGAATATTCCATAGTAGGAGAAAACGCGTTAACTATAGTTCCTCAGGATTTAAGTTTAGATAAAGTAGCGGTATTAGGTTGTGCAGGCTTAACTGGATACGGAGCAGTCAATTTAGCAAAAATAGAGCCTGGAGAAACAGTAGCTGTAATAGGAGTTGGAGGAGTTGGGTTATCAGTAATGCAATTACTAAAAGCTTCTGGAGCAGGAAGAATAATAGCAGTTGGAACTAAAAAATGGAAATTAGATAGAGCAATGGAACTAGGAGCTACAGATGTAATAAACTCAAAAGAAGTAGACCCTGCTAACACTATAAAAACAATAACTAATGGAGGAGCAGACGTAGTAATAGAAGCTGGAGGAAACGAACAAACAATAAACATTGCTATGAATTCTGTTAGACTAGGAGGAAGAGTTATATTAGTTGGATTACCACCAGTCTCAGCAGAAATTCCATTCAAAGTAGCCAATATAGTAAGAAACGGAATCACTATAATAGGAAACTATGGAGGAAGACCAAGAGTAGATATGCCAAGATTATTAGACCTAGTAAAATTAGGCAAATACGATCCAACAAAACTAGTAACTGGCAAATTCAAATTAGAAGAAATCAATGAAGCAGTAAAATTATTAAATCAAGGAGAAGCTATAAGGAGCTTAATAATTCCCGACTAA
- a CDS encoding 3-hydroxyacyl-CoA dehydrogenase, translating to MKMMKFAVVGSGAMGHGIAEVLAINGFEVKMIDISWDILNKAKSRMEDSLKKFYEKKIITENPEEIMKRISMSTSYDVANDIDFAIEAVPESIDLKRKVFQSLDKIAPSNAILASNTSSIPISDIAEATNRREKVIGMHFFNPPQIMKLVEVIPSKYTSEDTINRTVDLAKTLGKVPVRLRIEVPGFIGNRIYLRLLQEACREVENKEATIEEVDSAARYKLGLPMGIFELADYVGIDISVDLWNIIVNRGASDVNCNLFKEKMNNKELGVKTGKGFYSYPSPGKYAKVKLPEESKVDPARLLSLAINEGCWLIENNIVNAKEIDDVMKYGYNFPKGLMEMADELGLDNILQNLKDISSKGYKAYIPQKLLEKMVSEGNLGKKAKRGFYIYA from the coding sequence ATTAAAATGATGAAATTCGCTGTAGTCGGTTCTGGAGCCATGGGGCATGGAATAGCTGAAGTTTTAGCTATTAATGGTTTTGAAGTAAAAATGATTGATATTTCTTGGGATATTCTTAATAAGGCTAAATCTAGGATGGAAGATTCTTTAAAAAAATTCTATGAAAAGAAGATTATTACTGAAAATCCTGAGGAAATAATGAAAAGGATTTCTATGTCTACGTCTTATGACGTGGCTAATGATATAGACTTTGCTATAGAAGCTGTACCTGAGTCTATCGACTTAAAGAGGAAAGTATTTCAATCTTTAGATAAGATAGCTCCTTCTAATGCAATATTAGCTTCTAATACTAGTTCTATACCAATTTCAGATATAGCTGAGGCAACAAATAGAAGAGAGAAAGTTATCGGGATGCATTTTTTTAATCCTCCTCAAATAATGAAGTTGGTTGAAGTTATTCCTAGTAAGTATACATCTGAAGATACTATAAATAGAACAGTAGATTTAGCAAAGACATTAGGTAAAGTACCAGTTAGGTTAAGGATTGAAGTACCTGGTTTTATAGGTAATAGAATTTATCTTAGACTATTACAAGAAGCATGCAGAGAAGTTGAAAACAAAGAAGCAACTATAGAGGAAGTAGATAGTGCAGCTAGATATAAGTTGGGTTTGCCCATGGGTATATTTGAACTTGCTGATTATGTGGGAATAGATATTTCAGTTGATTTATGGAATATCATAGTAAATAGGGGTGCTAGTGATGTTAATTGTAATTTATTTAAAGAAAAAATGAATAATAAAGAGTTAGGAGTAAAGACTGGAAAAGGCTTTTACTCTTATCCTTCGCCAGGTAAGTATGCAAAGGTAAAATTGCCTGAAGAATCTAAAGTTGACCCTGCTAGATTATTATCTTTAGCAATAAATGAAGGCTGTTGGCTTATTGAGAATAATATTGTTAATGCGAAAGAAATAGATGATGTAATGAAGTATGGATATAATTTTCCAAAAGGTTTAATGGAAATGGCTGATGAATTAGGATTAGATAATATTTTGCAAAATTTAAAGGATATTTCTTCTAAGGGATATAAGGCATATATTCCTCAAAAATTACTTGAAAAAATGGTTAGTGAAGGTAATTTAGGTAAAAAGGCAAAAAGAGGCTTTTATATATACGCTTAA
- a CDS encoding phenylacetate--CoA ligase family protein, which yields MSSVLSEYERIHRELRDEGYIRSDYLHGDKLWNPKIMTMKREDLDKLKTFRLKRIVKWAWENTPFYRNFWKSKGFDPDMIKDWRDITKIPILRKDELRKDLQANPPFGTIMVPELARRIRFVGATSGSTGLPTFQGWGALELDYFEEAQARYLWTFADVKPTKVYANYLNMSGFYSWGPPLVETAMWRCGATAIAGGGETYFSWKSRHNLIFKLWKVDVLATTPWLHRLIGEEAKAEGWETPFKVLLLHGGAAAENTKKKLFEVHPNAKLAISVWGTTDGHMAIEVPNLPGQLVVWEDMEIFDIVDPKTDEPAAEGERGELIATLLNHFTMPLIRYSLGDYVKNEFLTDPDPTFGITHMRFAEPIPGRVEWMFKVKNNLLLPIYVEDAVNEIPDTTGMFNIFIYDNDMDKLKIRIETRRPRVDNEYDSKAKEILGSRIGLSKDDVDIEWVEPGKTIWTGYKLQVFVDQRKKK from the coding sequence ATGAGTTCAGTTTTATCAGAGTATGAGAGAATTCACAGAGAGCTTAGAGATGAAGGATATATAAGAAGTGATTATCTTCATGGAGATAAATTATGGAATCCAAAAATCATGACCATGAAAAGAGAGGATCTAGATAAGTTAAAGACTTTTAGATTAAAAAGAATTGTAAAGTGGGCATGGGAAAATACTCCATTTTATAGAAATTTCTGGAAATCCAAGGGATTTGATCCAGATATGATTAAAGATTGGAGAGATATAACCAAAATTCCTATACTTAGAAAAGATGAATTAAGAAAAGATCTTCAAGCTAATCCGCCTTTTGGCACAATAATGGTTCCAGAATTAGCTAGAAGGATAAGATTTGTAGGTGCAACTTCAGGTTCTACTGGATTACCTACATTTCAAGGATGGGGTGCTTTAGAGTTAGATTATTTTGAAGAGGCGCAAGCAAGATATTTATGGACTTTTGCAGATGTTAAACCGACAAAAGTTTATGCAAATTATCTGAATATGAGTGGATTTTATAGTTGGGGTCCTCCACTCGTAGAAACTGCTATGTGGAGATGTGGAGCTACAGCTATAGCTGGAGGTGGAGAGACTTATTTTAGTTGGAAATCTAGACATAACTTAATATTTAAATTATGGAAAGTCGACGTTTTAGCTACTACACCTTGGTTACATAGATTAATAGGAGAAGAAGCTAAAGCTGAAGGATGGGAAACTCCATTTAAAGTTTTACTGCTACATGGTGGTGCAGCAGCAGAAAATACTAAGAAAAAATTATTTGAAGTCCATCCTAATGCTAAATTAGCGATAAGTGTTTGGGGTACTACTGATGGCCATATGGCTATTGAAGTTCCTAATTTGCCTGGCCAACTAGTAGTTTGGGAAGACATGGAGATCTTTGATATAGTAGATCCCAAAACTGATGAACCTGCTGCTGAAGGAGAAAGAGGAGAACTAATAGCTACACTTTTAAATCATTTTACTATGCCATTAATTAGGTATAGTTTAGGAGACTATGTAAAAAATGAATTTCTTACGGATCCAGATCCTACATTTGGTATAACCCATATGAGATTTGCTGAGCCTATACCTGGTAGAGTAGAATGGATGTTTAAAGTAAAGAATAATTTGCTTTTGCCTATTTATGTTGAAGATGCAGTTAATGAGATTCCTGATACTACTGGGATGTTTAATATATTCATTTATGATAACGATATGGATAAATTAAAAATTAGAATAGAAACGAGAAGACCTAGAGTAGATAATGAATATGATTCAAAGGCTAAAGAAATTCTTGGAAGTAGAATCGGTTTAAGTAAAGATGATGTAGATATAGAATGGGTAGAACCGGGCAAGACTATCTGGACTGGATATAAGCTACAAGTATTCGTAGATCAACGCAAGAAGAAATAG
- a CDS encoding amylo-alpha-1,6-glucosidase — protein MIDPEECEKREWIIPTRTGGYSSSTICGINSRTYHGYLIVPLNAPHSRHLILSKFEDFLIHNGNELPLSTNRYNFKVYYPNGYSYLNKFILGENFVSWEYSFENSRVYKTLTVNKGTNSITVNYDSDKGYFKICPLITFRSHHIALKERQGFFEYKEVSPNIISIKYNNTPILNFYIEGDFSLENTEYWYYNFFYKLDYDRGSNSIEDLYNPFCIISKNNTISITAYYDFFKKSNTIHLQKDILNLLSRASLDFVTKGKNDWSIIAGYHWFDEWGRDTFISLEGLLLLNAQYDIAKNIINKYLQYEDEGLLPNNFLNNGEPIYMGVDVSLWAINAIYKYYLYTKDLPFIKEIFPRLLNIVDWYWKGNKIIKNDNGLIFHYGSPRTWMDAEFDSEVVTPREGAAVEVNALWYNSLMIMDYFSNILEMNTEEFKNKAKKVKDSFNERFLTDTGLYDFIDFNYKPDNSIRPNQIFAISLPFSIIDNENSKKILNTVENELLRPYGLSTLSKNDKKYTPYYRGDRRSRDLAYHNGPIWPWLVGAYVDAKIKVSTDTLEVKSLINYFEPLLAIAKTNNGYVPELFEDIPPYNSGGCIAQAWSTAELLRSLKTLLSL, from the coding sequence ATGATTGATCCAGAAGAATGCGAGAAAAGAGAATGGATTATCCCTACTAGAACTGGTGGATATTCCTCATCAACAATTTGCGGGATTAATTCACGTACATATCATGGTTATTTAATTGTGCCATTAAATGCTCCACACTCTAGACATCTTATTTTATCTAAATTCGAGGATTTTCTTATACATAATGGAAATGAATTACCTTTATCTACTAATAGATACAACTTTAAAGTATATTATCCAAATGGCTACTCCTATCTTAATAAATTCATATTGGGAGAAAACTTTGTTTCATGGGAGTATTCATTCGAAAATTCTAGAGTATATAAAACATTAACAGTTAATAAAGGAACTAATTCAATTACTGTAAATTATGATTCAGATAAAGGATATTTTAAAATTTGTCCATTAATTACTTTTAGAAGCCATCACATAGCATTAAAAGAAAGACAAGGATTCTTTGAGTATAAAGAAGTATCACCAAATATTATATCTATTAAATATAATAATACACCAATTTTAAACTTTTATATAGAAGGAGATTTCTCATTAGAAAATACAGAATATTGGTATTATAACTTTTTTTATAAATTGGATTACGATAGAGGCTCAAATAGCATAGAAGATCTCTATAATCCTTTTTGTATAATTAGTAAGAATAACACAATAAGTATAACTGCCTATTATGATTTTTTTAAGAAATCAAATACCATACATTTACAAAAGGATATTTTAAATCTACTTTCTAGAGCAAGCTTAGACTTTGTTACAAAAGGAAAGAATGATTGGTCAATAATTGCAGGATATCATTGGTTCGATGAATGGGGAAGAGACACGTTTATTTCACTTGAAGGCTTACTTTTGTTAAATGCACAGTATGATATCGCAAAAAATATAATAAATAAATATTTACAATATGAAGATGAAGGCTTACTCCCAAACAACTTCCTTAATAATGGAGAACCAATATATATGGGAGTAGATGTATCACTATGGGCAATTAATGCAATATATAAATATTATTTGTATACTAAAGATTTACCATTTATTAAGGAAATATTTCCTAGATTATTAAACATAGTTGATTGGTATTGGAAAGGCAATAAAATAATAAAAAATGATAATGGACTAATCTTTCATTATGGATCTCCCAGAACATGGATGGATGCAGAATTTGATTCTGAAGTAGTAACTCCAAGAGAAGGTGCAGCAGTAGAAGTTAACGCTCTATGGTATAATTCTTTAATGATAATGGATTATTTTTCTAACATATTAGAAATGAATACAGAAGAATTCAAGAACAAAGCTAAAAAAGTAAAAGACTCCTTTAACGAAAGATTTCTCACTGATACTGGATTATACGATTTTATAGATTTTAATTATAAACCAGATAATTCTATAAGACCGAACCAGATATTCGCAATCTCTTTACCTTTTAGTATAATAGATAATGAAAACAGTAAAAAAATACTAAATACAGTAGAAAATGAATTATTAAGGCCATATGGATTAAGCACATTATCTAAAAATGATAAGAAATATACACCATACTATAGAGGTGATAGAAGATCAAGAGATTTAGCATATCATAACGGACCTATTTGGCCATGGCTAGTTGGAGCTTATGTGGATGCTAAAATTAAAGTAAGTACTGATACGCTAGAAGTAAAAAGCTTAATAAACTATTTTGAGCCCTTGCTTGCTATAGCTAAAACAAATAATGGATATGTACCAGAACTATTTGAAGATATACCCCCATATAATAGCGGAGGATGTATAGCTCAAGCGTGGAGTACTGCAGAATTATTACGCTCACTAAAAACTTTATTATCCTTGTAA
- a CDS encoding glycoside hydrolase family 15 protein, translated as MRFASIGNGKLLINLDELGRIVDFYYPYIGMENQTSGNPIRFGVWDGEKLITDLEFKTNLSYLQSSNIIQVELQKNWLRTSSYSFVDQDDTIYYSIIKILNNSNNDKILKVFYVQDFNIYSNPFGDTAFYDPYTSSIIHYKSKRYIGIRMITSEPEDIEYNTGKDDLFNDLYDGKLNFYPIAHGNVQSAIGTRVKVNSNSFSKLYYIIAADRNLDNLREKLSRINGAEIESRFISSYMFWKSWVRKKKENKLLSDLSKLYDISLFVLRNHMDINGSFIASSDFSFVNLYGDSYQYCWPRDCAYAAYALDISGYGELAIRHFNFIKDLTSPEGFLYHKYNPNKTLASSWHPWIYKGKGIFPIQEDETALEVWAIGNHYEKYKDLDEMTEIYKKLVKPAIKFMMKYTEDGLPKPSFDLWEERYGIHLYTVSTVYGGLVKGATLAKDIGEESLAEDAIEVAKAIKDEVRRRMVYDGRLIRRIDEDGNKDLTIDASMYAPYFFGMFEIKDPLVSNTMELIRQKLLVNSGIIRYENDYYQRRKQLPNPWIITTLWLAEYYIDTNRISDAESLIKWVVNRATPSGLLPEQVDPETLESVSVIPLVWSHAEYIISLNKYDRIKSDYD; from the coding sequence ATGCGATTTGCAAGTATAGGAAATGGAAAATTGTTAATAAATTTAGACGAATTAGGTAGAATAGTAGATTTTTATTATCCATATATAGGAATGGAAAATCAAACATCTGGTAATCCTATACGTTTTGGTGTATGGGACGGAGAAAAATTAATTACTGATTTAGAATTTAAAACAAATCTAAGTTATTTACAGAGTAGTAATATAATTCAAGTTGAACTACAGAAAAACTGGTTAAGAACATCATCATACTCATTTGTTGATCAAGACGACACTATTTATTATTCTATTATAAAAATTTTGAATAATAGTAATAATGATAAAATATTAAAAGTTTTTTATGTACAAGATTTTAACATATATTCTAACCCGTTTGGTGATACAGCATTTTACGATCCTTATACTTCTTCCATAATACACTACAAATCAAAAAGATACATTGGTATAAGAATGATAACATCAGAACCCGAAGATATAGAATATAATACCGGAAAAGACGATTTATTTAACGACTTATATGACGGAAAATTAAATTTTTATCCTATAGCTCATGGCAATGTCCAATCTGCAATAGGAACTCGAGTAAAAGTAAATTCTAATTCTTTCTCTAAATTATATTATATAATAGCAGCAGATAGAAACTTAGATAATCTGCGAGAGAAATTATCAAGAATAAATGGCGCAGAAATAGAATCTAGATTTATATCTAGTTACATGTTTTGGAAAAGTTGGGTTAGAAAGAAAAAGGAGAATAAATTATTATCAGATTTGAGTAAATTATATGATATAAGTTTATTTGTTTTGCGAAATCACATGGATATTAATGGCTCTTTTATTGCATCCTCAGATTTTTCCTTTGTAAATCTTTATGGTGATTCGTACCAGTATTGTTGGCCTAGAGATTGTGCATATGCTGCATACGCTTTAGATATTTCGGGCTACGGCGAATTAGCTATACGTCATTTCAATTTCATAAAAGATCTAACAAGTCCAGAGGGATTTTTATATCATAAGTATAATCCAAATAAAACACTCGCTAGTTCCTGGCATCCTTGGATTTATAAGGGAAAAGGAATTTTTCCAATTCAGGAAGACGAAACAGCATTAGAAGTTTGGGCTATAGGAAACCATTATGAAAAATATAAAGATTTAGATGAAATGACTGAAATCTATAAAAAATTAGTTAAACCAGCAATAAAATTCATGATGAAATATACTGAAGATGGCTTACCTAAACCATCCTTTGATCTTTGGGAAGAAAGATACGGAATACACTTGTACACTGTCTCTACAGTTTATGGAGGATTAGTTAAAGGAGCTACTTTAGCAAAAGACATCGGAGAAGAGTCATTAGCAGAAGATGCAATAGAAGTAGCAAAAGCTATTAAAGATGAAGTAAGAAGAAGAATGGTATATGATGGAAGATTAATAAGGAGAATAGATGAAGATGGAAACAAGGACTTAACGATAGATGCAAGCATGTATGCACCATACTTTTTTGGAATGTTCGAAATTAAAGATCCACTAGTCTCAAATACTATGGAATTAATAAGACAAAAACTATTAGTAAATTCAGGTATAATAAGATATGAAAATGATTATTATCAGAGAAGAAAGCAATTGCCAAATCCATGGATAATAACTACTTTATGGTTAGCTGAGTATTATATAGATACGAATAGAATTTCAGATGCAGAATCTTTGATAAAGTGGGTAGTAAATAGAGCTACTCCTTCAGGATTATTGCCAGAACAAGTAGATCCAGAAACATTAGAGTCAGTCTCAGTAATTCCTCTAGTATGGTCTCATGCAGAGTATATAATTAGTTTAAATAAATACGATAGAATAAAATCAGATTATGATTGA
- a CDS encoding nucleotidyltransferase family protein gives MKWRIEDIKVIIPIGGEATRLRPLTIETSKATVRLLNRPLIEFSIYELARQNVKEFIFGVRGYINYRSLFDIFKEGIGFSARYKIKPRVHFKYQPRVDSIGNADSVKINMEYYKIEEPTLVIQGDNIFKLDIKKLLEFHEEKKSLMTIVLKKWKGDLYEFGVADVEDDLRIKRFVEKPKTREEAPSDLINTGIYLLSPDIMKVFESDDIAKMREEGKLDFGKDLIPYLIEHGYPVYGFVTEDIWFDVGTPDRYLDAMETLLNTLEDTQIGGKRIDENKRIYVQGTSPDSIRRRNIIINKYKKGKLKVEGNALIGRHCQIGNSVYIENSSIDNFSIIKDHVSITKSSIMDRAFIAENVVIQNSIIGRHVEIRAESKIINSVIADDVVIGEGCEIVNSKIYPHRTINEGSKLHDTILT, from the coding sequence ATGAAGTGGCGTATTGAAGACATAAAAGTAATTATTCCAATAGGTGGAGAAGCTACACGATTAAGGCCATTAACAATTGAAACTTCTAAAGCTACTGTTAGACTACTTAATAGACCATTAATAGAATTTTCAATTTATGAACTTGCTAGACAAAATGTGAAAGAGTTTATTTTTGGCGTAAGAGGATATATAAATTACAGATCACTTTTTGATATTTTTAAAGAAGGCATTGGATTTTCAGCTAGATATAAAATTAAACCTAGAGTACATTTTAAGTATCAGCCTAGAGTAGATAGTATTGGAAACGCTGATTCAGTAAAAATTAACATGGAATATTATAAAATTGAAGAACCTACACTAGTAATTCAAGGAGATAATATATTTAAGCTAGATATTAAGAAATTACTAGAATTTCATGAAGAGAAGAAATCTTTGATGACTATAGTTTTAAAGAAATGGAAAGGAGATCTATATGAATTTGGAGTAGCCGATGTGGAAGATGACTTAAGGATAAAAAGATTTGTAGAAAAACCTAAAACTAGAGAAGAAGCGCCATCAGATTTAATTAATACAGGAATATATTTATTATCACCAGATATAATGAAGGTATTTGAATCAGACGATATAGCTAAAATGAGAGAAGAAGGTAAATTAGATTTTGGAAAAGATCTAATTCCTTATCTCATTGAACATGGATATCCAGTGTATGGTTTTGTAACAGAAGATATATGGTTTGATGTAGGAACTCCAGATAGATATTTGGATGCTATGGAGACTTTGTTAAATACATTAGAAGATACTCAAATTGGAGGAAAAAGAATAGATGAAAATAAAAGAATATATGTTCAAGGAACTAGCCCAGATTCAATTAGAAGAAGAAATATTATTATTAATAAATATAAAAAAGGTAAACTAAAGGTTGAAGGAAATGCGTTAATAGGAAGACATTGCCAAATTGGAAATTCAGTTTACATAGAAAACTCTTCAATTGATAATTTCTCTATAATAAAAGATCATGTTTCAATAACGAAATCTTCAATAATGGATAGAGCATTTATAGCTGAGAATGTGGTAATTCAAAATTCCATAATAGGAAGACATGTAGAAATTAGAGCTGAAAGCAAAATAATAAATAGCGTAATAGCTGATGATGTAGTTATAGGAGAAGGTTGCGAAATAGTTAATTCTAAAATATATCCGCATAGGACAATAAATGAAGGAAGTAAACTACATGATACTATTTTAACTTAA
- a CDS encoding glycoside hydrolase family 57 protein gives MVDKVIIGFEVHQPFRIRKDAFWNPRIKGNAIDKYFDMELNKEIFERVKKKCYLPATKIILESIEKAENEDRRVRYFFSISGTFIEQAEKWGKDVLELFQILASTKKVEFLSQTYYHSVTSLWEDKTEWRDQVKEHKELIRQYFKQDPVVFENTELLTNPQIMDEVEKMGFKGIMMEGKDSVLKGKSPNFVYKRKGLSVFPRNYRLSDDIAFRYSLRTWDQYPLTADKFANWVRDSFGQVITIFVDYETFGEHHWPESGILEFLRWLPEEITKRNVKMFTPKEMINEAYYDIDIQETSSWADINKDDTSWLGNIMQWAYDEGVRRSEMPSKELGNDYEKAWKYFTTSDNYYYLFTGGGGPAEVHSYFNAYSTPVDAFINEFYAINSFLNEELKELKINNEPFFFMKNGKRTSVAWNKKEFEEIVKRDESLKDNIKYLKEWIKDEKD, from the coding sequence ATGGTAGATAAAGTAATAATAGGTTTTGAAGTTCATCAACCTTTTAGAATAAGAAAAGATGCTTTTTGGAATCCTAGAATCAAAGGAAATGCTATTGATAAGTATTTTGATATGGAGTTAAACAAAGAAATATTTGAACGGGTAAAAAAGAAATGTTATCTCCCCGCTACGAAAATTATTCTAGAATCAATAGAAAAAGCTGAAAATGAAGATAGAAGAGTAAGATATTTCTTCTCTATTTCAGGAACTTTTATAGAACAGGCTGAAAAATGGGGTAAAGATGTGCTAGAACTTTTTCAAATTCTTGCATCTACAAAAAAGGTAGAATTTTTATCGCAAACATATTATCATTCAGTAACGTCACTTTGGGAAGATAAAACAGAATGGAGAGACCAAGTTAAAGAGCATAAAGAATTAATAAGGCAATATTTTAAGCAAGATCCAGTAGTTTTTGAAAATACTGAACTTTTAACAAATCCTCAGATAATGGACGAAGTCGAAAAAATGGGATTCAAAGGTATTATGATGGAGGGTAAAGATTCTGTGTTAAAAGGTAAGAGCCCTAATTTTGTTTACAAGCGAAAAGGGTTATCAGTATTTCCTAGAAACTATAGACTAAGCGATGATATAGCTTTTAGATATTCATTAAGAACATGGGATCAGTATCCTTTAACAGCTGATAAATTCGCTAATTGGGTTAGAGATTCTTTTGGACAAGTGATTACGATATTTGTAGACTATGAAACATTTGGAGAACATCATTGGCCAGAATCTGGCATTTTAGAATTCTTAAGATGGCTACCAGAAGAAATTACTAAACGAAACGTAAAAATGTTTACTCCAAAAGAAATGATTAATGAAGCATATTATGATATTGATATTCAAGAAACATCATCTTGGGCAGATATAAACAAGGATGATACAAGTTGGTTAGGAAATATAATGCAATGGGCTTATGATGAAGGAGTAAGAAGATCCGAAATGCCATCAAAAGAGTTAGGCAATGATTACGAGAAAGCTTGGAAATATTTTACTACTAGCGATAATTATTATTATCTCTTCACTGGTGGTGGAGGACCAGCAGAAGTTCATTCTTATTTTAATGCATATTCTACTCCAGTTGATGCTTTCATCAATGAATTTTATGCTATTAATTCATTTTTAAATGAGGAATTAAAAGAATTAAAGATAAATAATGAACCTTTCTTCTTTATGAAGAATGGTAAAAGAACTTCAGTAGCATGGAATAAGAAAGAGTTCGAAGAAATAGTTAAAAGAGACGAAAGTTTGAAAGATAATATAAAGTATCTTAAAGAGTGGATTAAAGATGAAAAGGATTGA